The region CGTGCACGACGGAGTCCAGGTTGAGCCGCAGCGTGCGCTCCCAGCCGGAGAACCGCATCCCCGCGAACGGCCGCGCGAAGCTGTTGCCGCCGGCGTTGTTGACCAGGACGTCGATCGGGCCGAGGCGCTCGGTGCTCGCGGCCACCGCGGCGCTCACGGCGTCGGCGTCGGTCACGTCGCACACCGCCACCGCGGCGCGGCGTCCGAGGCCCTCCACCGCCGCGGCGACCTCGCCCAGCGCGCTCTCGTCGCGGGCGAGGAGCGCGACGTCGGCGCCCGCATCGGCGAACGCCAGCGCGATGGCGCGCCCGATCCCCCGCGACGCGCCGGTCACCAGCGCCGTCCTGCCGTCGAGCCGGAAGCCGGTCACAGGTCGTTCCACCTCTCCATCGGTCCGTCGTACTCGTCGGGCAGCGGCCCGGCACCGGGCACCAGGTGGGCGACGATCGCGTCCAGCACGATCCTGACGTACTTCTCCCCCACCCACAGGTGCTTCGCGCCCTCGACGCCCACCACCTCGGCCTGCGGCACGCGGGCGAAGCGCGCCCGGGCCTCGTCGGGACGCAGGTAGTCGTCCAGCTCGGGCACCAGGGCGGTGAGCCGTCGGCCCGACGCCGCCCAGCGGTCGAGGTCGGCGTCCGTGGAGTAGCGCAGCGGCGGCGAGATCAGCACGGCGCCCTCGATCGGGTCGATGTCGCCGTGCCGGAGCACGACGTCGGTGCCGAACGACCACCCGACCAGCCACGGGTGCGGCAGCCCGAGGTCCTCGGCGTCGCGCACGGCGGCGCGCAGGTCGTGGCCCTCGCCCTCGGCCGCGTCGAACTCGCCCTCGCTCGTGCCGGCCGCGCTCGACGTGCCGCGGGTGTTGAACCGCAGCACCGCGATCCCGGCGAGGGCCGGCAGCCGCCATGCCGCCTTGCGGTAGAGGTGGCTGTCCATCATGCCGCCGTGGGTCGGCAGCGGGTGCAGGCAGACCATCGTCGCCACGGGCGGGCGGTCCACCGGCGTCGCCAGCTCGCCGACGAGGCGCAGGCCGTCGTCGGTGGTGATCGTGATCGGCTCGCGGCGGGCCGGCAGCACGCTGTTGGCCACGATCTCGGGCATCGCCGTCCCTTCGGTGGGTCCTGCGCGCACCGTGCGCGCCCGGCCAGTCTCGCCGACGACGTCAGCCGCGCGGCGGTCGCCCCCGCGACGGGCCGCGTCGTCCGCGGGCGTTCCAGCACGGGGTGTGCCAGTGACGGCGCTCGTCCTCGCCTCCCGGCCGGTCGAAGGGCCAGGCCACCACGTGGGGCGTCCCGGGACGGACCTCGTGGTCGCAGCCGGGGCAGCGGTAGGTCTTCGTGCTGCCCGCCCCCGAGATGCGCCGCACCACCCACTCGCCGTCGTCGTGCTCCTCCACCCGCTGGTGGGTGGCGCCCTCAACCGGGCGCTGCTCCGGCTGCGGCGAGCGCCGGTTGCGCCGGGCCACGTGTCCCCCGCCGGGTCAGTCGTAGGCGCGGAAGCCGCGTCCGGCCTTGCGCCCGACGTAGCCGGCCGTCACCAGGTGCTCGAGCCGGGGCGCCGGCGCGAAGCCGGGCTCGCGGAACTCGAGGTAGAGGGTGCGCTGGATCGCCAGCGAGACGTCGAGGCCGACGACGTCGAGCAGCTCGAAGGGGCCCATCGGGTAGCCGCAGCCCATCTTCATCGCGGTGTCGATGTCGTCGGCGGACGCGTAGTTGGCCTCGAGCATCTTCACCGAGTCGTTGAGGTAGGGGAACAGCAGCGCGTTGACGATGAAGCCGGCCCGGTCGCCGCACGTGACCGGGTGCTTGCCCAGCCGTCGGCACACGTCGACGGCCGTGGCCACGACGTCGTCCGCCGTCGTGACGGTGGACACCACCTCGACCAGCTTCATCACCGGGGCGGGGTTGAAGAAGTGCAGGCCGACGACGTCCTGCGGGTACTTGGTCGCCGCCGCGAGGTCGACCACCGGCAGGCTGGAGGTGGTGGTGGCCAGGATCGCGCCGGTCTTGCAGATCTCGTCGAGGGCCTCGAAGAGCACGGTCTTGACGCCGAGGTCC is a window of Frankiales bacterium DNA encoding:
- a CDS encoding alpha/beta hydrolase codes for the protein MPEIVANSVLPARREPITITTDDGLRLVGELATPVDRPPVATMVCLHPLPTHGGMMDSHLYRKAAWRLPALAGIAVLRFNTRGTSSAAGTSEGEFDAAEGEGHDLRAAVRDAEDLGLPHPWLVGWSFGTDVVLRHGDIDPIEGAVLISPPLRYSTDADLDRWAASGRRLTALVPELDDYLRPDEARARFARVPQAEVVGVEGAKHLWVGEKYVRIVLDAIVAHLVPGAGPLPDEYDGPMERWNDL